AAAGTTTAGGAGTGaagacagaggctcagagaggatcCAAAGatagctcccctcccccatcagccCTGTTTACTTAGTGTCACCTGACTTCTTTGGTTTGCTACACCCTCAACAGCTTCTAGACCTGAGAATCTGAGCAAATATCTCAGTCTCTCCTTTCCAGCTTTTGTGACTCTCGGCCAGTACACTCAGAGCCAGTCAGAAGACCTGAGAGAGAGCCTGGGCTCCACTGTCAAGTGGCAGTGGGGCACGGGGCTGGTCACGTCCCTCTGCTGGCCTCAGGTGTAAAATCAGGTTGTTGCATAGCCTTTAACCTACTTTCCTGATACCTGTGTCCCATCTGCTCCACTGTCTTGGTGGTTTCTTGGGGAAAGGATGGTGGTGGTTATTTGGCAGGCAGTATGAGAGGGGAGAGCTTGAGGATTATCTACTCTCTACTACTTGAAAGGAAATGAAGTCCTATTCTACCTCCTGAGTATCCTAGCAGGTTATTTAGCCAGGTGCCAGCTACAGGTGGCTTGTAATTGCCTGTCACCTCCAGATCTATTGCCTCATAAGGAGGAGGATGGTGAGAGGGCCTGACAAGGATCAACTGATGTGACAGGGAGTGACTAGAGAGTTCAAAGCCATGGGCCATAACCCCTCCACCTACTCACTTTATagctgaggaaaccaaggcccagagaagttaactTCCAGTGTGGCCTTGACCTGGAATTTGGAGACTTGAACAGTGTCCCGTGAGCCTCTGGTTGGCATTATTGTGGGGGGAGGTGGCCAGACTGCGGGAGATGCAGTGGGTGTTGGGGGTTTCTGATAGTGTTTACTGTGGGGCTGTACACAGGGACTTAAAATCACTGTGTGGTGATGATGTTGCCACTGCCGAGCAGGAGGAAGTGggaatgggtgtgtgtgtatgatgaGGACACCGGGAGAACTGAGGGGTTCTTCTCCCCCAACCCTCATCTCACACTGCTTCCCCCCCAGCGGTGGAGACACAGAGCACTAGCTCTGAGGAGATGGTGCCCAGCTCACCCtcaccccctccacctcctcgGGTCTACAAGCCATGCTTCGTGTGCAATGACAAGTCCTCTGGCTACCACTATGGGGTCAGCTCTTGTGAAGGCTGCAAGGTGTGTACGTGGTGGGGATTGTTGGGGGGGATGCATTTGGGCATCTGGAGTCACTTGATGAGATCAGAGAccagggcccagagcagaggGGTGAGGCAGACGCCGTGTATGGGTAGGCATCCCTCTCTGAGGTGGGAGGGGTTAATAGGTTgggtcaggcctggggccacCTACAAGGCCTATGAGAAGCTAGTGCTCCCAGTATCCTGCTTCACTgacactctccccaccccctaccgCAGGGCTTCTTCCGACGCAGCATTCAGAAGAACATGGTGTACACATGTCACCGAGACAAGAACTGTATCATCAATAAGGTGACCCGGAATCGCTGCCAGTACTGTCGGCTACAGAAGTGCTTTGAAGTGGGCATGTCCAAGGAAGGTAGGCAGGctctgagccctggcctgggcaggAGCACTCCTGACCTAGCCTGTGTTTGccaccctctttctccttctctgaccTCTGAGATCTAGCTTGTGCTGGGGTGTTGCCTCCTTCCTAGACAGTCCTATTTGATTAGCTGCATTCACCAGGGAAGCTCTGCCCATTTTCCTGTCTCAGAGATTAATTAACCCTTAAGTAAATGGGGGTTATCATCTCACATTCCCCTGTTCAATGGAGAAGTGAGGGGGGCTTGccagtcccctcccctgctcccaggacTGAGCCTGAGGTGGATCTGGggtgcccccctcccctgcaccatTGTGCTGCCAAGGCTATAAGTGGATATCCTGCCGCTTGCAtatcctgccccccccccccctcagctCCTGCAGGGTGACAGGAAGGGCAGGATGGAGCTGAAtggcctggggagggagcagaggctgtaggccctgggtggggctggggagaaccAGCTTGGAAATGGGAGCTAATGtaggagatggagaagctgagGCACTGATTAGGGTTCCAGGGTAAGTAGATGTTTATGATAAGGATGAAGCATATTAAATCAGGGTGAGAGGGTATATCCAGAGGGAGGTTCTGAGGGTCCTGACCCtctccttccacctccacccccaagcTGTGCGGAATGACcggaacaagaaaaagaaagaggtgaaggaagaAGGGTCGCTTGACAGCTATGAGCTGAGTCCCCAGTTAGAAGAACTCATCACCAAGGTCAGCAAAGCCCATCAGGAGACCTTCCCCTCGCTCTGCCAGCTGGGCAAGTACACCACGGTGAGGAGTAGGCAGGGCCTCAGTGAAGGCGGGGGATTGTTCACCttggggaatggggaggggcTGCGCTGGAGGCCATGGTCTGATGCTGAGGGCGAGAAGGGCATCAGAATGCAGAGGGGAGAGCTTGGCAGAAAGAAGACAGCTTGCGGAGCGGGTCTTAGCTTGCATTCTCATCCGTCCTCCCTGCAGAACTCCAGTGCGGACCACCGGGTGCAGTTGGATCTGGGGCTGTGGGACAAGTTCAGTGAACTGGCCACCAAGTGCATCATCAAGATTGTGGAATTTGCCAAGCGGCTACCCGGCTTTACAGGGCTCAGCATTGCTGACCAAATCACTCTGCTCAAGGCTGCCTGCCTGGACATCCTGGTAAGTTAGTAACCCCATGGCCTGTCTTCCGCCACAGCCTGACCCTTGTATGAAACCAAGGAGTCGGTCCtcacaaagattttatttctcctcCCCGCCTCCAATCTGGGACTCCCCAGATCTCCTTTAAATTCCAGCCTTTTTTTGTCTTACCCCTTGACCCTAAGACCTGATCCTAGACTTCTGGAAGCCCTCCCTCCtgacttctctttcctctctgagctcctgacCGTacacccctccctgccttcctccccaggctGCTTCAGATTGCCCTCCTTTTGGACCTAACTTTCTCACTCTCTGCACATGCACCTCATTCCTTCTCTGCCTCAGCCCCAGATGTGCCCCTCTCCAGAGACAGCGttaaccctcccctcccccaccactagATGCTTCGGATCTGCACAAGGTACACCCCAGAGCAGGACACCATGACCTTCTCTGATGGGCTGACCCTGAACCGGACTCAGATGCACAACGCTGGCTTTGGACCCCTCACAGACCTCGTCTTTGCCTTTGCTGGGCAGCTCCTGCCACTGGAGATGGATGACACTGAGACAGGGCTGCTCAGTGCCATCTGCCTCATCTGCGGAGGTAAGGGTGCGCCCCCTGGTGTTTTCTCGTGTTCTTTCCTGCCATGCCTCCTAACTGATCTCTCACCAGGCTGGAGACCTTTGCCCCTGCCCTTGGGATTGTTGTACTTGGCCCCATCCACAGACTCCTTAGATCCTGTGTAAGCTCCCTGAAGCCTGGAATGTGGGACAaaagggggcagagccagggggaGCTGGAGAGACCCCAGATACTGGCACTGGGATAGGGGTTGGGCAGGAGTGACTTACCAGAGCCAGCCTCTTACTGAAGGGGAGAAAGTacagggcctgggcaggggagATGGCCTAGGCGGGGTTCAAGGATAATAGTTGAAGGACTGATGGGACAGAGTTTTGTCAGCTGGAGACCCATAAGGCAGGCCATTTGGGAATCAGCCGCATGTCACtgtcctccccacctcttcctttctccactgTTCTTGTCCTCACAGACCGCATGGATCTGGAGGAACCTGAAAAAGTGGACAAACTACAGGAGCCACTGCTGGAAGCCCTGAGGCTATATGCCCGCCGGCGGCGGCCCAGTCAGCCCTACATGTTCCCGAGGATGCTCATGAAGATCACCGACCTCCGGGGCATCAGCACCAAGGGTTAGTCA
The sequence above is a segment of the Phyllostomus discolor isolate MPI-MPIP mPhyDis1 chromosome 2, mPhyDis1.pri.v3, whole genome shotgun sequence genome. Coding sequences within it:
- the RARG gene encoding retinoic acid receptor gamma isoform X3; its protein translation is MVYTCHRDKNCIINKVTRNRCQYCRLQKCFEVGMSKEAVRNDRNKKKKEVKEEGSLDSYELSPQLEELITKVSKAHQETFPSLCQLGKYTTNSSADHRVQLDLGLWDKFSELATKCIIKIVEFAKRLPGFTGLSIADQITLLKAACLDILMLRICTRYTPEQDTMTFSDGLTLNRTQMHNAGFGPLTDLVFAFAGQLLPLEMDDTETGLLSAICLICGDRMDLEEPEKVDKLQEPLLEALRLYARRRRPSQPYMFPRMLMKITDLRGISTKGAERAITLKMEIPGPMPPLIREMLENPEMFEDDSPQTGPHPKASSKDDVPGGQGKGGRNPQPGQGP
- the RARG gene encoding retinoic acid receptor gamma isoform X2: MYDCMETFAPGPRRLYGAVGPGAGLLRRATGSSCFTGLESFAWPQPASLQSVETQSTSSEEMVPSSPSPPPPPRVYKPCFVCNDKSSGYHYGVSSCEGCKGFFRRSIQKNMVYTCHRDKNCIINKVTRNRCQYCRLQKCFEVGMSKEAVRNDRNKKKKEVKEEGSLDSYELSPQLEELITKVSKAHQETFPSLCQLGKYTTNSSADHRVQLDLGLWDKFSELATKCIIKIVEFAKRLPGFTGLSIADQITLLKAACLDILMLRICTRYTPEQDTMTFSDGLTLNRTQMHNAGFGPLTDLVFAFAGQLLPLEMDDTETGLLSAICLICGDRMDLEEPEKVDKLQEPLLEALRLYARRRRPSQPYMFPRMLMKITDLRGISTKGAERAITLKMEIPGPMPPLIREMLENPEMFEDDSPQTGPHPKASSKDDVPGGQGKGGRNPQPGQGP
- the RARG gene encoding retinoic acid receptor gamma isoform X1, encoding MATNKERLFATGALGPGSGYPGAGFPFAFPGALRGSPPFEMLSPSFRGLGQPDLPKEMASLSVETQSTSSEEMVPSSPSPPPPPRVYKPCFVCNDKSSGYHYGVSSCEGCKGFFRRSIQKNMVYTCHRDKNCIINKVTRNRCQYCRLQKCFEVGMSKEAVRNDRNKKKKEVKEEGSLDSYELSPQLEELITKVSKAHQETFPSLCQLGKYTTNSSADHRVQLDLGLWDKFSELATKCIIKIVEFAKRLPGFTGLSIADQITLLKAACLDILMLRICTRYTPEQDTMTFSDGLTLNRTQMHNAGFGPLTDLVFAFAGQLLPLEMDDTETGLLSAICLICGDRMDLEEPEKVDKLQEPLLEALRLYARRRRPSQPYMFPRMLMKITDLRGISTKGAERAITLKMEIPGPMPPLIREMLENPEMFEDDSPQTGPHPKASSKDDVPGGQGKGGRNPQPGQGP